GTCACTCGAGGCGACGATTACCGTCGAATTTCTCGTAGGGGCACTCGGGTAAGTGCACGTGGGCTCGTCGTTCTCGCCGAGCTTCGCGCCGACGCAACTGCACCCACTCGATTCGGATTCATCATCACGAAGCGGGTGGGTGTTGCTGTTGTACGCAATCGACTTCGTCGTCGGCTCAAGGCGATCTCGCGCGAGCTTCTCGTGCTGATCCCTACGGGAGCCTCCTTCATCATCCGCGTCTTTCCGGAAGCTGCGGACCTTTCTTATGACGAGCTGCGAACGCGAACGCGCGCGGCGACCCTCAGCGCATCGGAGCGAATTGGTGTGACGGCGATTCCAGAGCAATGCTCGTGTGCGGATGTGGTCGATTAACGTGCTTCGAGCACTTCACAATCTCGTCCTGGCACCGCGCAATCTCGGAGTGGCGCTTTTGCTCGTCTACCGGAAGGTTATTTCGCCCATTTACGGTGACGTTTGCCGCTATTACCCGACGTGTTCCGCGTATGGTTTAGAAGCAGTACAGGTATACGGACTCCTGCGGGGTAGCTGGATGGCGCTCCGGCGCATCCTTCGTTGTCACCCCTGGGCGAAACCCGATTTCGACGAGGTGCCTGAACCCAAGCGCGCCTTTGACATCCGCATCACCGCCCCTGGATTCGTAGTATCAACCCTCCAACCGAAAGACTGACCCCTCTCAATGGACTTTTTAGACACACTCCTGTGGCCACTTCGCTGGGTCATTGAAGCCGTCCTCGTGGGTGGCCACTGGCTCCTCACGCAGGTGGGGTTGGGCGATCTCGGTGGTTGGACCTGGATTCTTTCGATCTTCCTGCTCGTGATCATCGTCCGCTCGGCAATGATTCCGCTGACGGTTCGGCAGCTGAAATCGATGCGCGGCATGATGGAGCTCCAGCCTGAGCTCAAGCGCATCCAGGATAAGTACAAGGGCAAGCGCGATCAGTTCTCGCAGCAGGCGATGCAGCAAGAGACGATGGCGCTGTACAAGGAGCATGGCTCGAGCCCATTGTCGGGCTGCTGGCCGATGCTCATCCAGATGCCGATCTTCTTCGCCCTGTTCCGCGTGCTGAACACGGCGAACAGTAACCAGGCCGGTGTCGGCGCGATGAACCTCGAGCTCGCGCACTCCTTCTCAAGCTCCGAGATCTTCGGGGCCCCGCTTAGCGCCACGCTGATGGATAACGGTGGCAACACCTCGGTCATCATCACCGCCATCTTGATCATCGTCCTGATGGTCTCAACCCAGTTCTTCACCCAGTTCCAGATCACTGCACAAAACATCTCGCCGGCGGCCAAGGAGTCGCCGATGTTCAAGCAGCAGCAGATGATGATGTACCTCCTGCCGCTCGTGATGGCAGTCTCGGGCCTCATGTTCCCGATCGGTGTGATGAGCTACTGGGCGTTGTCAAACCTGTGGACGATGGGTCAGCAGTGGGTCACCATTCGCCAGATGCCGACGCCGGGTTCGGACGCCGCGAAGAAGCGCGAGGAGCGACTGCGCCGTCAGGGCAAGTGGGAGACTTCGGCCGATAACCCCGCGAACCAGAAGAAGAAGAAGGGCGCGCCGGTCGAGGAAATCGTCGAGAAGCCGCAGGGTCAGCGCGAGCAGCCGATGTCGAAGCAGCGCGCTAAGAAGAAGAAAAAGAAGAAGTAGTTTTGATTTAGGCGCAGGCTCTGCCTGCTGCCCACGTTCCGCCGAAAGGGAAGTAAATGACGAGCGGCATTAGAGAAGACGAGCGCCACGAAGACGCACTCGAGCAGTCGGAATCGATCGAGGACGCGACCACCGTGACTGACGAGACTGACCTCGTCGAGGGCGGATCTGAGTCGGCCACGGACGCGTCCGAGTCTGCTGAGGACGACGCTGCGGACGACGACGAGATCGACGCCGGCGCGGGCGACGACGTGGCAAGTTTAGACGACGACGCGGACGAGGAAGACCGCGACGAGGGTGACATTGCCGCCGACTACATCGAGGAGCTCCTCGACATCGCTGATGTCGATGGTGACCTCGAGATCGATGTCCGTGGCGGACGCACCTATGTTTCGGTGACCGCTGATGGTGACTCGAACCTCTCGAAGTTGTCGTCTAACCAAGTCGTGGATGCGCTGCAGCAGCTCACGCGGCTCGCGGTGCAGGCTGAGACCGGCGAGTTCTCACGATTGATTCTCGATATTGGCGGCTCGCGAGAGTCGCGCAAGAAGGAGCTTGAGGACCTCGTGGGTCGGGCGATCGAGCGGATTGAGGGCGGTGCGTCCAAGGCGGCTCTGCCGCCGATGTCCTCGTACGAGCGGAAGATTGTGCACGACATCGCTGCCGAGCGCGGATATCACTCCGAGAGCGAGGGTGAGGGTCGCGACCGTCACACGGTGCTCCAGGCTCAGGACTAGTCACCAGCGTGGATATTCCAGAGGCAATCAACGAGGTCGAGATCGAAGGCGAGCGCGTCGAGGTTGAGGCGCGCCCTGCTGTTGCTGACGAGATATTCGGCGACCGCGTTGGGCTCG
This DNA window, taken from Gulosibacter molinativorax, encodes the following:
- the yidD gene encoding membrane protein insertion efficiency factor YidD, with protein sequence MWSINVLRALHNLVLAPRNLGVALLLVYRKVISPIYGDVCRYYPTCSAYGLEAVQVYGLLRGSWMALRRILRCHPWAKPDFDEVPEPKRAFDIRITAPGFVVSTLQPKD
- a CDS encoding Jag family protein, with protein sequence MDAGAGDDVASLDDDADEEDRDEGDIAADYIEELLDIADVDGDLEIDVRGGRTYVSVTADGDSNLSKLSSNQVVDALQQLTRLAVQAETGEFSRLILDIGGSRESRKKELEDLVGRAIERIEGGASKAALPPMSSYERKIVHDIAAERGYHSESEGEGRDRHTVLQAQD
- the yidC gene encoding membrane protein insertase YidC, whose product is MDFLDTLLWPLRWVIEAVLVGGHWLLTQVGLGDLGGWTWILSIFLLVIIVRSAMIPLTVRQLKSMRGMMELQPELKRIQDKYKGKRDQFSQQAMQQETMALYKEHGSSPLSGCWPMLIQMPIFFALFRVLNTANSNQAGVGAMNLELAHSFSSSEIFGAPLSATLMDNGGNTSVIITAILIIVLMVSTQFFTQFQITAQNISPAAKESPMFKQQQMMMYLLPLVMAVSGLMFPIGVMSYWALSNLWTMGQQWVTIRQMPTPGSDAAKKREERLRRQGKWETSADNPANQKKKKGAPVEEIVEKPQGQREQPMSKQRAKKKKKKK
- the rnpA gene encoding ribonuclease P protein component — encoded protein: MLAHPNRVTRGDDYRRISRRGTRVSARGLVVLAELRADATAPTRFGFIITKRVGVAVVRNRLRRRLKAISRELLVLIPTGASFIIRVFPEAADLSYDELRTRTRAATLSASERIGVTAIPEQCSCADVVD